A genome region from Setaria italica strain Yugu1 chromosome III, Setaria_italica_v2.0, whole genome shotgun sequence includes the following:
- the LOC101781332 gene encoding uncharacterized protein LOC101781332 isoform X1 — translation MEIHITCPFEWMHQRGRRRQHMHIPVFGEWNQLQCEELPMTQYFESAMQAGLVARAGHCFHDGAAEVVLFRTLSGSPPPHKPAKKVRSAMGSHQQDQQQVHAVSRRRQQGPLAVADGGPRAPRRPCRVVRSVDEDLYEVHPDLLPKKGKGRKHVRSLWMGCVGLNCVA, via the exons ATGGAG ATTCACATCACCTGCCCTTTTGAATGGATGCATCAGCGAGGAAGGAGGCGGCAGCACATGCACATCCCGGTGTTCGGGGAGTGGAACCAGCTGCAGTGCGAGGAGCTGCCCATGACGCAGTACTTCGAGTCGGCGATGCAGGCCGGGCTCGTCGCCAGGGCGGGCCACTGCTtccacgacggcgccgccgaggtgGTGCTCTTCAGGACGTTgtccggctcgccgccgccgcacaagCCGGCCAAGAAG GTGCGGAGCGCGATGGGGAGCCATCAGCAGGATCAGCAGCAGGTGCACGCGGTgagcaggcggcggcagcaggggccGTTGGCGGTGGCTGACGGCGGGCCCCGCGCGCCGAGGAGGCCCTGCAGGGTCGTTAGGTCGGTTGACGAGGATCTGTACGAGGTCCATCCCGATCTGCTCCCAAAGAAGGGCAAAGGG AGGAAGCACGTGAGGAGCCTGTGGATGGGCTGCGTGGGGCTCAACTGCGTCGCCTGA
- the LOC101781332 gene encoding uncharacterized protein LOC101781332 isoform X2, which yields MERGRRRQHMHIPVFGEWNQLQCEELPMTQYFESAMQAGLVARAGHCFHDGAAEVVLFRTLSGSPPPHKPAKKVRSAMGSHQQDQQQVHAVSRRRQQGPLAVADGGPRAPRRPCRVVRSVDEDLYEVHPDLLPKKGKGRKHVRSLWMGCVGLNCVA from the exons ATGGAG CGAGGAAGGAGGCGGCAGCACATGCACATCCCGGTGTTCGGGGAGTGGAACCAGCTGCAGTGCGAGGAGCTGCCCATGACGCAGTACTTCGAGTCGGCGATGCAGGCCGGGCTCGTCGCCAGGGCGGGCCACTGCTtccacgacggcgccgccgaggtgGTGCTCTTCAGGACGTTgtccggctcgccgccgccgcacaagCCGGCCAAGAAG GTGCGGAGCGCGATGGGGAGCCATCAGCAGGATCAGCAGCAGGTGCACGCGGTgagcaggcggcggcagcaggggccGTTGGCGGTGGCTGACGGCGGGCCCCGCGCGCCGAGGAGGCCCTGCAGGGTCGTTAGGTCGGTTGACGAGGATCTGTACGAGGTCCATCCCGATCTGCTCCCAAAGAAGGGCAAAGGG AGGAAGCACGTGAGGAGCCTGTGGATGGGCTGCGTGGGGCTCAACTGCGTCGCCTGA